In Rutidosis leptorrhynchoides isolate AG116_Rl617_1_P2 chromosome 2, CSIRO_AGI_Rlap_v1, whole genome shotgun sequence, one genomic interval encodes:
- the LOC139892245 gene encoding uncharacterized protein, whose protein sequence is MCECFNRWLVDARDKPIVTALEYIREYCMKRIVNVKKNISKTNGPLTPAATKLFEKIKSEAHQCTVLWGGDQRYQVSGKVNQYVVDMETRSCACRKWELTGIPCKHAIAVFYNMSENGLETGEPETWVHPVYLLDTWIKTYQYTIEPLNGRSLWPKAEGMFTLVSPKTISTPGRPKKKRRLSKNEVDVIGDSGKLSSKGKLKKCGTCGTYGHNKSTCTGEKKRSGNMDNKWTKKTVKVKLSSKKTMVVGKGKKKK, encoded by the exons ATGTGTGAGTGTTTCAACAGATGGTTAGTTGATGCACGTGACAAACCCATAGTTACAGCTTTAGAATACATCCGAGAGTATTGCATGAAGAGAATTGTTAATGTAAAGAAAAACATTTCCAAGACTAATGGCCCTTTAACACCTGCAGCCACCAAATTGTTTGAGAAAATCAAATCTGAGGCTCACCAGTGTACTGTCTTATGGGGTGGAGATCAAAGGTACCAAGTGAGTGGAAAAGTTAATCAATATGTTGTGGATATGGAGACTAGATCATGTGCTTGTAGAAAGTGGGAACTAACAGGGATACCTTGTAAGCATGCAATTGCAGTGTTTTATAACATGAGTGAAAATGGTTTGGAAACTGGTGAACCAGAAACATGGGTTCATCCAGTGTATTTGTTAGATACATGGATCAAAACTTACCAATACACCATTGAGCCATTGAATGGGAGAAGCTTATGGCCAAAGGCAGAAGGCATGTTCACTCTGGTATCACCAAAGACTATTTCCACACCTGGTCGTCCAAAAAAGAAAAGAAGGTTGTCCAAAAATGAAGTTGATGTCATTGGTGATAGTGGTAAACTTAGCTCAAAAG GCAAGCTAAAGAAGTGTGGCACATGTGGTACTTATGGACACAATAAGAGTACTTGTACAGGTGAGAAGAAAAGAAGTGGGAATATGGATAACAAGTGGACAAAAAAGACAGTGAAAGTTAAGCTATCTTCAAAGAAGACAATGGTAGTTGgaaaagggaagaagaagaagtga
- the LOC139892246 gene encoding uncharacterized protein has product MGCLDCFGGSEAKQERLEQEQRASQEARANAAEAAEKRQEQFEKSAAGRAAKAQMQAAAKQGSHANKGEPALKWQMG; this is encoded by the exons atggggTGTTTGGATTGCTTTGGGGGAAGTGAAGCCAAACAAGAAAGATTGGAACAAGAACAAAGGGCTTCTCAAGAAGCTCGAGCTAACGCTGCTGAAGCTGCGGAAAAAAG GCAAGAACAATTTGAAAAATCTGCTGCAGGTAGAGCTGCAAAAGCTCAAATGCAAGCAGCTGCAAAACAAGGCTCACACGCTAATAAAGGCGAACCAGCTCTTAAG TGGCAGATGGGATGA